In Candidatus Paceibacterota bacterium, one genomic interval encodes:
- a CDS encoding YraN family protein has product MNLAARIKSLWNRNEKPPHLRRGELGERAARKQLQRQGLKFLTANYRTPRGEIDLIMREGDCLVFIEVKARSSEEWARPAAAVDQKRRGRLTRAALDYLRLLKNPRVKVRFDIVEVLLRDGNVREVRHLPNAFAMERPYRYG; this is encoded by the coding sequence ATGAACCTGGCTGCGCGCATCAAATCCTTGTGGAACAGGAACGAGAAGCCGCCGCACTTGCGGCGCGGCGAACTGGGGGAGCGCGCGGCCAGGAAGCAGCTCCAGCGCCAGGGCCTTAAATTCCTCACCGCCAACTACCGCACCCCGCGGGGCGAGATTGACCTGATTATGCGGGAGGGGGATTGCCTGGTCTTCATCGAGGTGAAGGCCCGCTCGTCGGAGGAATGGGCGCGGCCCGCCGCGGCGGTGGATCAAAAGCGGCGCGGACGGCTGACGCGGGCCGCGCTGGATTACCTGCGCCTGTTGAAAAACCCGCGGGTCAAGGTTCGCTTCGACATTGTGGAGGTGCTCCTGCGGGACGGCAATGTGCGCGAGGTGCGCCACCTGCCGAACGCCTTCGCGATGGAGCGGCCATATCGGTACGGGTGA
- a CDS encoding tRNA-dihydrouridine synthase family protein: MSSRFQFQSLLAGDTLILALAPMQGVTDLPFLRLMAGFGGADIYFTEYFRVYATSRLNKHVLKSITANPTGRPVVPQMIGNDIPALVRTAHELQHHGVSAVDFNLGCPAPVVYRKGAGGGLLRDPARVDAILGALRDALTVPLTVKTRLGFDSAEVFPALLRCFASRSLGLLTVHARTVREMYRSKVHYEFIARAVAEVPCPVLANGNIYSAQKAAEVLKLTGARGLMIGRGAIRNPWLFRQIREHQRGEPVFLPRGTDVLAYVRALYEAVCSPAARESAQVQKMKKYLNYLGVGVEPTGQFLHQVRRVTTTAGLFRVCEEFLDHDRPMPLEPFPLALKERDLMAGEQL; this comes from the coding sequence GTGTCCTCGCGTTTTCAGTTCCAAAGCCTCCTGGCGGGCGACACGCTCATCCTGGCGCTCGCCCCAATGCAAGGCGTTACCGACCTTCCGTTCCTGCGGCTCATGGCCGGCTTCGGCGGCGCGGACATCTACTTCACGGAGTACTTCCGGGTCTATGCCACTTCCCGGCTGAACAAGCACGTCCTCAAATCCATCACGGCCAATCCCACCGGCAGACCGGTCGTCCCGCAGATGATCGGCAACGACATCCCCGCCCTGGTGCGCACCGCCCACGAACTGCAGCACCACGGGGTGTCGGCGGTGGATTTCAACCTCGGCTGTCCCGCGCCAGTCGTCTATCGCAAAGGCGCGGGCGGCGGCCTCCTGCGCGATCCCGCGCGCGTGGATGCCATCCTCGGCGCCCTGCGCGACGCTCTCACCGTCCCGCTCACCGTCAAGACCCGCCTTGGTTTCGATTCCGCAGAGGTCTTCCCGGCGCTGCTGCGGTGCTTCGCGAGCCGCTCGCTCGGCCTGCTCACCGTGCACGCCCGAACGGTGAGAGAGATGTATCGGAGCAAAGTGCATTACGAGTTCATCGCCCGCGCGGTTGCCGAGGTGCCGTGCCCGGTCCTCGCCAACGGGAACATCTATTCCGCCCAAAAGGCCGCTGAGGTGCTCAAGCTCACCGGCGCCCGCGGCTTGATGATCGGCCGTGGGGCCATCCGCAACCCCTGGCTGTTCCGGCAGATCCGGGAGCACCAGCGCGGCGAGCCGGTCTTCCTCCCGCGCGGCACCGATGTGCTGGCCTATGTGCGCGCGCTCTACGAAGCGGTCTGCTCACCCGCCGCGCGCGAGTCCGCGCAGGTGCAGAAGATGAAGAAATACCTCAACTACCTCGGCGTGGGGGTGGAGCCGACCGGCCAATTCCTGCACCAGGTCCGCCGCGTCACGACCACCGCCGGACTATTCCGCGTCTGCGAGGAGTTCCTCGACCACGACCGCCCGATGCCGCTGGAGCCGTTCCCCCTGGCGCTCAAGGAACGCGACCTGATGGCGGGCGAACAACTCTAA
- a CDS encoding DUF1015 family protein has translation MAVIKPFAALRPKPDLAARICELPYDVMSTDEARQVAAGNPLSFLHVSKPEIDLPPATDLYAPEVYAKGKENFRRLIADGALAQDQRPHFYLYRQVMGAHSQTGLVAAASCEDYLQNVIKKHELTRPDKEDDRLRHIEALESQTGPVFLVYRATPGMDALVAGQTAQPPAVDFTAADGVRHTAWVIADAARTQFVEAEFGRMPCLYIADGHHRCAAAARAYRTRKGAGHSAFFLSVIFPHNQMRILPYNRVLKDLNGLSPARLLEQLAAVFALKRPGAASPAHKHALGLYLAGQWHHLSFLPGFSAAADPIERLDVTLLQKHVLEPIFGIADPRTSKRVNFVGGIRGTAELEKLVKTGEYACAFSMFPTSIEDLMAIADAGGIMPPKSTWFEPKLRDAMFCHML, from the coding sequence ATGGCTGTCATCAAACCCTTCGCCGCGTTACGACCGAAGCCTGACCTGGCTGCGCGCATCTGCGAACTGCCCTACGACGTCATGTCCACCGACGAGGCGCGCCAGGTCGCCGCCGGCAACCCCCTCAGCTTTCTTCATGTCAGCAAACCGGAAATTGACCTGCCACCCGCGACGGACCTTTACGCCCCGGAAGTGTATGCCAAGGGCAAAGAAAACTTCCGGCGCCTGATTGCCGACGGCGCGCTGGCGCAGGATCAGCGACCGCATTTCTACCTCTACCGCCAGGTCATGGGCGCGCACAGCCAGACCGGCCTGGTCGCCGCCGCCAGTTGCGAAGACTACCTCCAAAACGTAATCAAAAAGCACGAGCTCACCCGGCCGGACAAGGAGGACGACCGGCTGCGCCACATCGAGGCGCTCGAATCCCAAACCGGGCCGGTGTTCCTCGTCTATCGCGCGACTCCAGGCATGGACGCCCTCGTCGCCGGGCAAACCGCCCAGCCGCCGGCTGTTGACTTTACCGCCGCCGACGGCGTGCGCCACACCGCCTGGGTCATTGCCGATGCCGCGCGAACCCAGTTCGTCGAGGCCGAGTTTGGCCGGATGCCCTGCCTCTACATTGCCGACGGCCACCATCGCTGCGCCGCCGCCGCGCGCGCCTATCGCACCCGCAAAGGCGCCGGCCATAGCGCGTTCTTCCTCAGCGTCATCTTCCCGCATAACCAGATGCGGATTCTCCCTTACAACCGTGTGCTAAAGGACTTGAACGGCCTTTCCCCCGCCCGGTTGCTCGAGCAACTCGCCGCCGTCTTCGCCCTCAAGCGCCCCGGCGCCGCCAGCCCGGCACACAAACACGCGCTTGGCCTCTACCTCGCCGGTCAATGGCACCACTTGAGCTTCCTCCCCGGCTTCTCTGCGGCGGCGGACCCGATCGAGCGGCTCGACGTCACCCTCCTCCAGAAGCACGTCCTCGAACCGATCTTCGGCATTGCCGACCCGCGCACCAGCAAGCGCGTCAACTTCGTCGGCGGCATCCGCGGCACGGCGGAATTGGAGAAGCTCGTCAAGACCGGCGAATACGCCTGCGCTTTCTCCATGTTTCCCACCAGCATCGAGGACCTAATGGCCATCGCCGACGCCGGCGGCATCATGCCCCCCAAGAGCACCTGGTTCGAGCCCAAGCTCCGTGACGCCATGTTCTGTCACATGTTATGA
- a CDS encoding RbsD/FucU domain-containing protein, giving the protein MLKTGILNPQILSLLARVRHTNALVIADRGFPFWPDLETVDISLADDIPTVLQVLAALRPNFSAAQAFMAREFLRENTPATRALFARGLQGIPTAYEPHIQFKKRVPGAIGLIRTGDTVQYANMVVISG; this is encoded by the coding sequence ATGCTCAAAACCGGCATTCTCAACCCCCAAATCCTCTCGCTCCTGGCGCGCGTGCGCCACACCAATGCGCTGGTCATCGCCGACCGCGGCTTCCCCTTCTGGCCGGACCTTGAGACGGTGGACATTTCCCTCGCGGATGACATCCCGACCGTCCTGCAGGTTCTGGCCGCGCTCCGGCCCAACTTCAGCGCCGCCCAGGCGTTCATGGCGCGCGAATTCCTCCGGGAGAACACCCCGGCCACGCGCGCCTTGTTTGCCCGTGGCCTGCAGGGCATCCCAACCGCCTACGAACCGCACATTCAGTTCAAGAAACGAGTGCCCGGCGCCATCGGCCTGATCCGGACCGGGGACACTGTCCAGTACGCCAACATGGTGGTAATCTCCGGCTGA
- a CDS encoding glycine--tRNA ligase, whose protein sequence is MAESTSGGLMEKIVSLCKRRGLIFQSSEIYGGLNGFWDYGPLGAELKRNIKECWWRSMTQLRDDVVGLDASIIMHPRIWEASGHTSTFSDLMVDCLLTKKRFRADQVEPLSGTAYFYTGASEGGSGKESKDAFSVLIATAKHAEYARKVARQFYQQRGIENPTLQGERTEEVENTTRYNPENGSLLTEPRPFNLMLKTYVGPVESADNISYLRPETAQAIFVQFKNTQEVARQRVPFGICQIGKAFRNEINPRNFTFRSREFEQMELEYFIRPDEVVQKLAGSVASLSGAQPAIGDPQPNWGWELWHKYWVEQRLQWYESIGLKRDTLVEYWQKKEELAHYAKATVDILYKFPFGTQELEGIAARGDFDLTQHQKFSGKSMEYFDEEAKAKYVPHVIEPSAGVDRLALALICNAYCEDQAPDEKGKLETRVVMRFHPRIAPIKVAVFPLLKNKPELVKKAKEVRELLRPHMSVFYDEAGAIGRRYRRQDEAGTPFGVTVDFDTLGEQGPELKDTVTLRDRDTMKQERVKISELAPLLLDKLR, encoded by the coding sequence ATGGCTGAATCAACATCTGGCGGTTTGATGGAGAAGATCGTGTCGCTGTGCAAACGGCGGGGACTGATATTCCAATCATCGGAGATCTACGGGGGCTTGAACGGATTCTGGGATTACGGTCCATTGGGGGCCGAACTGAAGCGCAATATCAAAGAGTGCTGGTGGCGCTCGATGACCCAGTTGCGCGACGATGTGGTGGGGCTGGACGCCTCGATCATCATGCACCCGCGCATTTGGGAGGCCAGCGGCCACACCAGCACGTTCAGCGACCTGATGGTGGACTGCCTGTTGACGAAGAAGCGGTTTCGGGCCGACCAGGTCGAGCCGCTGAGCGGGACGGCCTACTTTTACACCGGTGCGAGCGAGGGCGGCTCCGGCAAAGAGTCCAAAGACGCATTCTCCGTGCTCATTGCGACGGCCAAACACGCCGAGTACGCGCGCAAGGTGGCGCGGCAATTCTACCAGCAGCGCGGGATTGAAAACCCCACGCTTCAGGGCGAGCGGACTGAGGAGGTCGAGAACACCACCCGCTACAATCCCGAGAACGGCAGCCTGCTGACCGAGCCGCGCCCGTTCAACCTGATGCTCAAGACCTATGTCGGGCCGGTGGAGAGCGCGGACAACATCTCGTATCTGCGCCCCGAGACGGCGCAGGCGATCTTCGTGCAGTTCAAGAACACGCAGGAAGTGGCGCGCCAGCGGGTGCCGTTCGGCATTTGCCAGATCGGCAAGGCATTCCGGAATGAGATCAACCCGCGCAACTTCACATTTCGGTCGCGCGAGTTCGAGCAGATGGAGCTGGAGTACTTCATCCGCCCGGACGAGGTCGTGCAGAAGCTGGCTGGCTCGGTTGCCAGCCTCTCCGGTGCTCAACCTGCAATCGGGGACCCGCAACCCAATTGGGGCTGGGAGCTCTGGCACAAATACTGGGTAGAACAGCGCCTGCAGTGGTATGAGAGCATTGGGCTAAAGCGCGATACGCTGGTCGAGTACTGGCAGAAGAAGGAGGAATTGGCGCACTACGCCAAGGCGACGGTGGACATCCTGTACAAGTTTCCCTTTGGGACGCAGGAACTTGAGGGCATCGCGGCGCGGGGTGACTTCGATCTGACGCAGCACCAGAAGTTCAGCGGCAAGTCCATGGAGTATTTCGACGAGGAAGCCAAGGCGAAGTATGTGCCGCATGTCATCGAGCCGTCGGCAGGGGTGGATCGGCTGGCCCTGGCGCTGATCTGCAACGCGTATTGCGAGGACCAGGCGCCCGACGAGAAGGGCAAGCTGGAGACTCGCGTGGTGATGCGCTTCCATCCGCGCATCGCGCCGATCAAGGTGGCGGTGTTCCCGCTGCTCAAGAACAAGCCGGAGCTGGTGAAGAAGGCCAAAGAGGTGCGCGAGTTGCTGCGGCCGCACATGTCCGTGTTTTACGACGAAGCCGGCGCGATCGGGCGGCGCTACCGGCGGCAGGACGAAGCCGGCACACCGTTCGGGGTGACGGTTGATTTTGACACGCTCGGCGAGCAGGGACCGGAGTTGAAGGACACGGTCACCTTGCGGGACCGCGACACCATGAAGCAGGAACGGGTGAAGATCAGCGAGCTGGCGCCGCTGTTGCTGGACAAGCTTCGGTAG
- the larB gene encoding nickel pincer cofactor biosynthesis protein LarB produces MTATEAIKLLEKFRAGGVGRDEVLRKFQAAPVADLGFATVDTHRALRKGFPEVIFAEGKTPVQVAQIAARLFAREQRVLVTRVGPEHARRLCRRFRLAVHHELARCVTIERKALPRRAGTIAVICAGTSDLPVAEEAAITAEIMGNRVERIADVGVAGVHRLFGRLETIQRANVAIVVAGMEGALPSVVAGLVSKPVIAVPTSVGYGASFGGLAPLLGMLNSCASGLTVVNIDNGFGAGYAASQINALAAG; encoded by the coding sequence GTGACCGCAACGGAAGCAATCAAGCTGTTGGAGAAGTTTCGCGCGGGCGGGGTGGGCCGCGACGAGGTCTTGCGGAAGTTTCAGGCGGCCCCGGTGGCGGACCTCGGCTTTGCCACGGTGGATACGCACCGCGCGCTGCGGAAGGGATTCCCGGAAGTCATCTTCGCCGAGGGCAAGACGCCGGTCCAGGTCGCGCAAATTGCCGCGAGGCTGTTTGCGCGCGAGCAGCGGGTGCTCGTCACCCGCGTCGGGCCCGAGCATGCGCGCCGCCTGTGCCGGCGGTTCAGGCTGGCGGTGCATCACGAGCTGGCACGGTGCGTGACCATTGAAAGGAAGGCCCTGCCCAGGCGGGCCGGGACGATCGCCGTGATTTGCGCCGGCACCAGCGATCTGCCGGTAGCCGAGGAAGCAGCGATTACCGCCGAGATCATGGGCAACCGCGTGGAGCGGATTGCGGATGTGGGCGTGGCCGGCGTGCATCGGCTGTTCGGGCGCCTGGAGACCATCCAGCGGGCGAACGTGGCGATTGTCGTGGCGGGCATGGAAGGGGCGCTGCCGAGCGTGGTGGCCGGGCTGGTGTCCAAGCCGGTGATCGCCGTGCCGACGAGTGTTGGCTACGGCGCGAGCTTTGGCGGGCTGGCGCCGCTATTGGGCATGCTCAACAGTTGCGCCAGCGGGTTGACGGTGGTGAACATTGACAATGGTTTCGGGGCCGGCTACGCGGCGAGCCAGATCAACGCGCTGGCGGCGGGCTAG
- the larC gene encoding nickel pincer cofactor biosynthesis protein LarC, translated as MKTLYLDLFSGISGDMFIGALIDLGVEAGTLERELKKLGLEEYHLHVTRGRKGGLEGVKFDVHLASDHVHTQQLQTHGQTHSHQHARTYSQIRELVDQCRLSEWVIEKVLAVFQRIAVAEGKIHGAPPEQVHFHEIGAVDSIVDITGACIALEILGKPRVMAGAVIEGAGWVECAHGRFPIPAPATLAILGARGIPLSQCEEPNELVTPTGAALLAELVETFGPMQGLVAEKIGYGLGSRENRTRPNVLRAVLGESRPGHQEPVAGAGGHDWETDTIVVLETNLDDMNAEVLGNFVEKALTAGALDVFHTAIQMKKNRPGVLLTVLCAEADAERFAEMLMRETSAFGVRRYSAGRRKLRREFVTVQTPHGPVSVKVGRLDGRVLQAAPEFESCKKLAEQARVPLKEVYEAARRALDPLLLR; from the coding sequence ATGAAAACTCTATACCTCGACCTGTTTAGCGGCATCAGCGGCGATATGTTCATCGGCGCGCTGATTGACCTGGGGGTCGAGGCCGGCACGTTGGAGCGGGAACTCAAGAAGCTGGGGCTGGAGGAGTATCACCTGCACGTGACACGGGGACGCAAGGGGGGGTTGGAAGGCGTTAAGTTTGACGTGCATCTCGCCAGTGATCATGTCCATACGCAACAACTACAAACTCACGGCCAGACGCATTCGCACCAGCACGCCCGGACATACTCGCAGATCCGGGAACTCGTAGATCAATGCCGTCTCTCCGAATGGGTGATAGAGAAGGTGTTGGCCGTCTTCCAGCGCATTGCCGTGGCCGAGGGGAAGATTCATGGGGCGCCGCCCGAGCAGGTGCATTTCCACGAGATTGGCGCGGTGGATTCGATTGTGGACATCACCGGCGCCTGCATCGCGCTGGAAATCCTGGGCAAACCGCGGGTCATGGCGGGTGCGGTGATCGAGGGCGCCGGCTGGGTCGAGTGCGCGCATGGGCGCTTTCCCATTCCCGCGCCCGCGACGCTCGCGATTCTGGGGGCGCGCGGGATTCCCCTTTCGCAATGCGAAGAACCCAACGAACTGGTTACCCCTACGGGCGCGGCGCTGTTGGCGGAGTTGGTCGAGACTTTCGGTCCCATGCAGGGCCTGGTCGCGGAGAAGATCGGCTACGGCCTGGGCAGTCGCGAGAACCGCACCCGACCCAACGTGCTGCGGGCGGTGCTCGGGGAATCGAGGCCCGGGCACCAGGAGCCTGTCGCCGGCGCCGGGGGGCATGATTGGGAAACAGACACCATTGTCGTGCTGGAGACGAATCTGGACGACATGAACGCGGAGGTGCTGGGCAACTTCGTGGAGAAGGCGCTCACCGCCGGCGCCCTGGACGTATTTCACACGGCCATTCAAATGAAGAAGAACCGGCCGGGTGTGCTGCTGACCGTGTTGTGCGCCGAGGCGGATGCGGAGAGATTCGCGGAGATGCTGATGCGCGAGACCAGCGCCTTCGGCGTCCGCCGTTATAGCGCCGGACGACGCAAGCTGAGGCGCGAGTTTGTGACTGTGCAGACGCCGCACGGCCCGGTTTCGGTAAAGGTCGGCCGGCTTGATGGCAGGGTGCTCCAAGCCGCGCCGGAATTCGAATCGTGCAAGAAGCTGGCCGAACAGGCGCGCGTGCCGTTGAAGGAGGTTTACGAGGCAGCCCGGCGCGCCTTGGATCCTTTGCTGCTAAGATGA
- a CDS encoding peptidase C1 has protein sequence MQPAALFTKSLCLCGLALCLPASAQTMEGRVRTALDKTPHPQSAAEFQAAPSLPCLNQGNTYICWSYATCSFLESEMARLKLPSVRLSVMYPVYWQYVEKARKYVRTKGKSRFSPGDIFCGVMETCQQYGAMPASVYERSPDGQGLDQTRLYAELEDCMQEVRRHRQWDEARVLARVKKILNQHLGEPPKAFSYGGKTHTPKSFLAEVVRLPWPDYLMVTSFESAPFNTFTELKVPDNWRHNTNFFNVPLMVFYDAFQSALRGGFTLAVTMDNSEPSYQTTGRYCLIPEFDTPAGEITQAARELRFRNGATDDDHAIHIIGATRIGGEDWFLSKDSGKVAWRGGNQGAVFLHGAYVKLKVLAFIVHRDGVPQAKALLP, from the coding sequence ATGCAACCTGCTGCCTTGTTTACCAAGTCGTTGTGTTTGTGTGGCCTCGCGTTGTGCTTGCCTGCCTCGGCCCAGACCATGGAGGGGCGGGTGCGCACCGCCCTGGACAAGACGCCGCACCCGCAAAGCGCCGCCGAGTTCCAGGCTGCGCCCAGCCTTCCGTGCCTGAACCAGGGCAACACGTATATCTGCTGGAGCTATGCCACCTGTTCCTTTTTGGAATCGGAGATGGCTCGCTTGAAGCTTCCGTCTGTGCGGCTGTCGGTGATGTACCCCGTTTATTGGCAATACGTCGAGAAGGCACGGAAGTATGTGCGGACTAAAGGCAAGTCACGCTTCTCGCCCGGCGACATCTTCTGCGGTGTGATGGAGACCTGCCAGCAATACGGCGCCATGCCCGCCAGCGTTTATGAGCGATCACCCGACGGCCAGGGGTTGGACCAAACGCGTTTGTACGCCGAACTGGAGGACTGCATGCAGGAAGTCAGGCGGCATCGTCAATGGGATGAGGCGCGCGTGCTCGCCCGGGTAAAGAAGATCCTCAATCAGCACCTCGGCGAGCCGCCGAAGGCTTTCTCCTATGGCGGGAAGACCCATACCCCCAAGTCGTTCCTTGCCGAAGTCGTGCGGCTGCCGTGGCCGGACTATCTGATGGTCACCTCTTTTGAGTCCGCGCCGTTCAACACGTTTACCGAGTTGAAGGTGCCGGACAACTGGCGGCACAACACAAACTTCTTCAATGTGCCGCTGATGGTGTTCTACGACGCGTTCCAGAGCGCGCTGCGCGGCGGCTTCACCCTCGCCGTGACGATGGACAACTCCGAGCCCAGCTACCAAACCACCGGCCGCTACTGTCTAATCCCCGAGTTTGACACTCCGGCGGGCGAGATTACGCAGGCCGCCCGCGAGCTGCGCTTCCGCAACGGCGCGACCGACGACGATCACGCCATTCACATCATTGGCGCGACCCGTATAGGCGGCGAAGACTGGTTCCTCTCCAAGGATTCAGGCAAGGTCGCGTGGCGCGGGGGGAATCAAGGCGCTGTGTTTCTGCACGGTGCCTATGTGAAGCTGAAAGTGCTCGCTTTCATCGTCCACCGCGACGGCGTCCCCCAGGCAAAAGCCCTGCTGCCATAA
- a CDS encoding PPC domain-containing protein: protein TLAHVPETITVSPGDHGGAMTNAFQHTGSVDIGDLDVWSFSANAGDAIVLRMGSVGYNPWIRLFGPNGAFIAQAVDGSFGVRDVDLRIQATNSGTFTVAVGSSTQNGTGAYILTLAHVPETITVSPGDHGGAMTNGLQHAGFLEIGDLDVWSFPASVGNVIALRVGTTNAYNPWIRLFGPTGIWLAQGVDGSSGIRDANLQFQATNSGTFTVVAGSWTQNGAGSYILTLAKSPGHVAVAPGDEGGAITNTIQYTGTVQVGDLDVWNFQACRASALSLTCEELSGGGGFTPRLRLLGPTGALLASVQNATAPVINYQTTNSGSFILIVDGGGLNNTGTYRLTGAGFAAEGLRLCPPDVVNGVLDVTGIGGLAGVNGILYHTTEVETPLGGWTPVLTNLFDQAGVFTYTNLFNPAEPGRFFILEQQ from the coding sequence TCACCCTGGCCCACGTGCCGGAAACGATTACCGTCTCCCCGGGCGACCACGGCGGAGCCATGACCAACGCCTTCCAGCACACCGGCTCAGTTGACATCGGTGACCTGGATGTATGGAGCTTCTCCGCCAACGCCGGCGACGCCATTGTGCTGCGGATGGGCTCGGTCGGCTACAACCCGTGGATTCGGCTCTTCGGACCGAACGGCGCGTTTATTGCGCAGGCGGTTGACGGCAGCTTTGGGGTGCGCGATGTAGACCTGCGCATTCAGGCCACCAACAGCGGCACCTTCACGGTGGCAGTTGGCAGTTCGACTCAAAACGGCACCGGCGCTTACATCCTCACCCTGGCCCACGTGCCGGAAACGATTACCGTCTCCCCGGGCGACCACGGCGGTGCCATGACCAACGGTCTGCAGCACGCCGGCTTCCTTGAGATTGGCGATCTGGACGTTTGGAGCTTCCCGGCCAGTGTCGGCAACGTCATCGCCTTGCGCGTGGGAACCACCAACGCTTACAACCCCTGGATTCGGCTCTTTGGCCCCACGGGGATATGGCTGGCGCAGGGCGTGGACGGCAGCTCCGGCATTCGCGATGCCAACCTGCAGTTTCAGGCCACCAACAGCGGCACCTTCACGGTCGTGGCGGGCAGTTGGACTCAGAACGGCGCCGGGTCCTACATTCTGACTCTGGCAAAGTCGCCCGGGCACGTCGCGGTCGCGCCCGGCGACGAGGGCGGGGCCATTACGAATACGATTCAGTACACCGGCACTGTGCAGGTGGGCGATCTGGATGTATGGAACTTCCAGGCCTGCCGCGCCAGCGCCCTCAGCCTGACCTGCGAGGAATTGTCCGGCGGCGGCGGCTTCACCCCGCGGCTGCGGCTGCTGGGCCCGACCGGCGCCCTGCTGGCGTCGGTCCAGAACGCCACGGCGCCGGTGATCAACTACCAGACAACCAACAGCGGCAGCTTCATCCTGATCGTGGATGGCGGCGGCCTCAACAACACCGGCACCTACCGCTTGACCGGCGCGGGCTTTGCCGCCGAGGGCCTGCGGCTCTGTCCGCCCGACGTCGTGAACGGCGTCCTGGACGTTACCGGCATTGGCGGCCTCGCCGGCGTGAACGGCATTCTCTACCACACCACCGAGGTTGAAACGCCCCTGGGCGGCTGGACCCCCGTCCTGACCAACCTCTTCGACCAGGCCGGTGTGTTCACCTACACCAACCTGTTCAACCCGGCCGAGCCCGGGCGCTTCTTCATCCTCGAGCAGCAATGA